The proteins below come from a single Longimicrobium sp. genomic window:
- a CDS encoding SET domain-containing protein, giving the protein MARKSFGVRQRLAVRRSGVHGKGVFAREFIPAGTRLIEYTGERITQAESDERYPWDAEAPSYTLLFTVDDDLVVDGGVGGNLSRFINHSCDPNCASVIEDRRIYIDAIRDIQPGEELSFDYHLIVAGRHTPAVKRSHACHCGAANCRGTMLARKR; this is encoded by the coding sequence ATGGCGAGAAAAAGCTTCGGGGTGCGGCAGCGCCTGGCGGTGCGGAGGTCGGGCGTGCACGGCAAGGGCGTCTTCGCGCGGGAGTTCATTCCCGCGGGCACGCGGCTGATCGAGTACACGGGCGAGCGGATCACGCAGGCCGAGAGCGACGAGCGGTATCCGTGGGACGCGGAGGCCCCCTCGTACACGCTGCTCTTCACCGTGGACGACGATCTGGTCGTGGACGGCGGCGTCGGGGGCAACCTGTCGCGCTTCATCAACCATTCGTGCGACCCCAACTGCGCGTCGGTGATCGAGGACCGCCGCATCTACATCGACGCGATCCGCGACATCCAGCCGGGGGAGGAGCTCAGCTTCGACTATCACCTGATCGTGGCCGGGCGGCACACGCCGGCGGTTAAGCGGAGCCACGCCTGCCACTGCGGCGCCGCGAACTGCCGCGGCACCATGCTGGCCCGGAAGCGCTGA
- a CDS encoding L,D-transpeptidase encodes MKIRTLAAALSLAAALAPGARAQTLAQDTAMAPASPLRIDINIPENRLWLYDGDSLVKVYRISVGMTGHDTPDGQFTIDHAEWNPWWRPPPGRAWARDDHVTPPGPNNPMGRVKLFFAPLYYIHGSPHVRQIGTPASHGCIRMMNPDVIELARILHEHNGGSLSQQQITRLLARPSQTTGSRMAVPVPVTIRYDPIVVRDGELRIYRDVYDRGRIHAEGVFQALIAAGYDASSIDRASVRQVLQRASSSRTTYTVKLSEVFAGLRPAGQSVAGR; translated from the coding sequence TTGAAGATCCGCACTCTCGCCGCCGCGCTCTCGCTCGCGGCGGCGCTCGCGCCGGGCGCGCGGGCCCAGACGCTCGCGCAGGACACGGCCATGGCGCCGGCGTCGCCGCTGCGCATCGACATCAACATCCCCGAAAACCGGCTGTGGCTGTACGACGGCGACAGCCTGGTGAAGGTGTACCGCATCTCGGTGGGGATGACCGGGCACGACACGCCCGACGGGCAGTTCACCATAGACCACGCGGAGTGGAACCCGTGGTGGCGGCCGCCACCGGGGCGCGCGTGGGCCCGTGACGACCACGTCACACCGCCAGGGCCCAACAACCCGATGGGCCGCGTGAAGCTGTTTTTCGCGCCGCTGTACTACATCCACGGCTCGCCGCACGTGCGGCAGATCGGCACGCCGGCGTCGCACGGGTGCATCCGCATGATGAACCCCGACGTCATCGAGCTGGCGCGCATCCTCCACGAGCACAACGGCGGGTCGCTGAGCCAGCAGCAGATCACCCGGCTGCTGGCGCGCCCGAGCCAGACCACCGGTTCGCGCATGGCCGTGCCCGTGCCGGTGACCATCCGCTACGACCCGATCGTGGTGCGCGACGGCGAGTTGCGCATCTACCGCGACGTGTACGACCGCGGCCGCATCCACGCCGAGGGCGTGTTCCAGGCGCTGATCGCCGCCGGCTACGACGCATCGAGCATCGACCGCGCGTCGGTGCGCCAGGTGCTGCAGCGCGCGTCGTCCAGCCGCACCACGTACACGGTGAAGCTGAGCGAGGTGTTCGCCGGGCTGCGTCCTGCCGGGCAGAGCGTCGCCGGACGGTAA
- a CDS encoding nucleotidyltransferase domain-containing protein, which translates to MRRIRIGVPAELWRAFLFGSRARGEGRPDSDLDVLLVFHALPPDREPQAGIAEWIADEVAEDTGVPVTVWSVSRIDLERGNRTPMLVDSLDDGVPLWPPDAPPVAIDYTPDDALFCAAALLDRVEEGSAEVEEAWDAGEPQVAARRIRDDLVRMCTAMLLLDGITRPRRSEAVAAFAARHAPPREMAPVLRWAAASFGPGGRDGDGPVPPPPGGLAAAASAVEALRWRVAARGRELREALDLQR; encoded by the coding sequence GTGCGCCGCATCCGGATCGGGGTGCCGGCGGAGCTCTGGCGCGCGTTCCTGTTCGGGTCGCGGGCGCGGGGGGAAGGACGCCCGGATTCGGATCTTGACGTCCTGCTCGTCTTCCACGCGCTGCCGCCGGACCGCGAGCCGCAGGCGGGGATCGCGGAGTGGATCGCCGACGAGGTGGCGGAGGACACGGGCGTGCCCGTCACCGTCTGGTCGGTGTCGAGGATCGACCTGGAGCGCGGCAACCGCACGCCGATGCTGGTGGATTCGCTGGACGACGGCGTCCCCCTCTGGCCGCCGGACGCGCCGCCCGTCGCGATCGACTACACGCCCGACGACGCGCTCTTCTGCGCCGCCGCGCTGCTGGACCGGGTGGAGGAGGGAAGCGCCGAGGTGGAGGAGGCGTGGGACGCCGGAGAGCCGCAGGTGGCCGCCCGCCGCATCCGCGACGACCTGGTGCGGATGTGCACGGCGATGCTGCTTCTGGACGGCATCACGCGCCCCCGCCGCTCCGAGGCCGTCGCCGCCTTCGCCGCGCGCCACGCGCCGCCGCGGGAGATGGCGCCGGTGCTGCGCTGGGCCGCCGCCTCGTTCGGCCCCGGCGGCCGCGACGGCGACGGACCCGTCCCCCCGCCCCCCGGCGGCCTCGCCGCCGCCGCATCGGCGGTCGAGGCGCTGCGCTGGCGGGTCGCCGCGCGCGGACGGGAGCTTCGGGAGGCGCTGGATCTCCAGCGCTGA
- the mrdA gene encoding penicillin-binding protein 2, which translates to MKLFQTDRRQRRMHVLTFAITFVMSVLLTAFFATQVVAGHTYEAKARENRLRPVVIPAPRGTILDRNGEVVATSITSYTMQLLPGDSMTVLQTLRDLGPFIGLAQSDVDRLMAARNRRPHDLLEVTDRATYSQAAAIEERRAAFPNLMVVERPMRYYPAGAAIGHIAGYVTEITREQLNQPRFKNNGYKQGQLVGQFGIEKAYEDILRGRDGARYVEVDAKGRVVNPRASVPALDPQPGKPLRLTIDVRLQEYIHSIFPDTMKGAVVAMAPSTGEILAMYSHPTFDPNAFVGRIPPDLWRALNTDPNKPLLNRTITAQYPPASTFKVATAVMGVRLGLVTKDSHMPIPCTGGMAYAGRYAKCWWHAGHGSLDLAHAIEKSCNVYFYQLGIRIGLDNLAKLATRIGFGHRTGVDLPGEISPVFPASQAWYKPHFGVPAQPSDVMSLAIGQGPNSQTVLNMASFYAAIAGNGSGVPPHLVDLDSLKNRTPNIATGLNPQQLTNIWAGLQLVTEEDGTAVQSSLARYKLYGKTGTAQNPQGPDHGWFVGFAGVPNGTPEIVVAVIVEHGLHGDAAAPLGSKIVNFYLDRVHHHPFDPIPTWGERMRAGKVQGFDPAGRILVPAGIRNASAAEPQRQERPGAKS; encoded by the coding sequence ATGAAGCTCTTCCAGACCGACCGGCGGCAGCGCCGGATGCACGTGCTCACGTTCGCCATCACCTTCGTGATGTCGGTGCTGCTGACCGCGTTCTTCGCCACGCAGGTGGTGGCCGGCCACACCTACGAGGCCAAGGCGCGCGAGAACCGCCTGCGCCCGGTGGTGATCCCCGCCCCGCGCGGGACCATCCTGGACCGCAACGGCGAGGTGGTGGCCACCAGCATCACCTCGTACACCATGCAGCTCCTCCCCGGCGACAGCATGACCGTGCTGCAGACGCTGCGGGACCTGGGGCCGTTCATCGGGCTGGCCCAGAGCGACGTGGACCGGCTGATGGCCGCGCGCAACCGCCGCCCGCACGACCTGCTGGAGGTGACCGACCGGGCCACCTACTCGCAGGCCGCGGCCATCGAGGAGCGCCGCGCCGCGTTCCCCAACCTGATGGTGGTGGAGCGCCCGATGCGCTACTACCCGGCGGGCGCGGCCATCGGCCACATCGCCGGATACGTGACCGAGATCACCCGCGAGCAGCTGAACCAGCCGCGCTTCAAGAACAACGGCTACAAGCAGGGGCAGCTGGTCGGCCAGTTCGGCATCGAGAAGGCGTACGAGGACATCCTGCGCGGCCGCGACGGCGCGCGGTACGTGGAGGTGGACGCCAAGGGGCGCGTGGTGAACCCGCGCGCCTCCGTTCCCGCGCTCGACCCGCAGCCGGGGAAGCCGCTGCGGCTGACCATCGACGTGCGGCTGCAGGAGTACATCCACAGCATCTTCCCCGACACCATGAAGGGGGCCGTGGTGGCGATGGCGCCGTCGACCGGCGAGATCCTGGCGATGTACAGCCATCCCACCTTCGACCCCAACGCCTTCGTGGGGCGCATTCCGCCGGACCTGTGGCGGGCGCTGAACACCGACCCCAACAAGCCGCTGCTGAACCGCACCATCACGGCGCAGTATCCCCCCGCCTCGACCTTCAAGGTGGCCACGGCGGTGATGGGGGTGCGGCTGGGGCTGGTGACCAAGGACTCGCACATGCCCATCCCCTGCACGGGGGGGATGGCGTACGCGGGGCGCTACGCCAAGTGCTGGTGGCACGCGGGGCACGGCTCGCTGGACCTGGCGCACGCCATCGAGAAGTCGTGCAACGTGTACTTCTACCAGCTGGGGATCCGCATCGGGCTGGACAACCTGGCCAAGCTGGCCACCCGCATCGGCTTCGGGCACCGCACGGGGGTGGACCTCCCGGGCGAGATCAGCCCGGTGTTCCCGGCCAGCCAGGCGTGGTACAAGCCGCACTTCGGCGTCCCGGCGCAGCCGTCGGACGTGATGTCGCTGGCCATCGGGCAGGGGCCCAACTCGCAGACGGTGCTGAACATGGCCAGCTTCTACGCGGCCATCGCCGGCAATGGCTCGGGGGTTCCGCCGCACCTGGTGGACCTGGACTCGCTGAAGAACCGCACCCCCAACATCGCCACGGGGCTGAACCCGCAGCAGCTCACCAACATCTGGGCGGGGCTGCAGTTGGTGACGGAGGAGGACGGGACGGCGGTGCAGTCGTCGCTCGCCCGCTACAAGCTGTACGGGAAGACGGGGACCGCGCAGAACCCGCAGGGCCCCGACCACGGGTGGTTCGTGGGCTTCGCCGGGGTGCCGAACGGGACGCCGGAGATCGTGGTGGCGGTGATCGTGGAGCACGGCCTTCACGGCGACGCCGCGGCGCCGCTGGGATCGAAGATCGTGAACTTCTACCTGGACCGCGTGCACCACCACCCGTTCGACCCGATCCCCACCTGGGGCGAGCGGATGCGCGCCGGCAAGGTGCAGGGCTTCGACCCGGCGGGCCGCATCCTGGTCCCCGCGGGAATCCGCAACGCGTCGGCGGCCGAGCCGCAGCGCCAGGAGCGCCCGGGCGCCAAGAGCTGA
- a CDS encoding thiamine pyrophosphate-dependent dehydrogenase E1 component subunit alpha — translation MANRTPTKRAAAIPHGLDREQLLDMYRLVRLTRALEEKLELLFKQSKVIGGLFRSLGQEGESVASAYALRRRDDGTGDVLSPLIRNLGSMLTVGARPDEVVRQYMAKGDSPARGKELNIHFTDYQRGFIGQISPLGDLVPVMAGVTLTFKQRGEDRVGMVYIGDGATSTGAFHEGINLAAVQKCPLVVIVENNGWAYSTPTRMQTAAKSFTDKAAGYGVAADRVDGNDMLAVYGAAKAAVDRARQGGGVTLIQVDTYRRKGHAQHDAHGYMDPAEIDRWATSNDPIDRYVATLTENGWAQAKELATIDARIDRELDEMIAGVEPSPLPDAEEARTDVVSGGPVAAPWYRLSPPDPTKA, via the coding sequence ATGGCGAACCGGACACCCACGAAGCGCGCCGCGGCCATCCCCCACGGGCTGGACCGCGAGCAGCTTCTGGACATGTACAGGCTGGTGCGGCTCACCCGCGCGCTCGAGGAGAAGCTGGAGCTTCTCTTCAAGCAGTCCAAGGTGATCGGCGGCCTTTTCCGCTCCCTGGGGCAGGAGGGCGAGTCGGTGGCCAGCGCCTACGCGCTGCGCCGGCGAGACGACGGGACGGGCGACGTGCTCTCGCCGCTGATCCGCAACCTGGGCTCCATGCTCACCGTTGGCGCGCGCCCCGACGAGGTGGTGCGGCAGTACATGGCCAAGGGCGACAGCCCCGCGCGCGGCAAGGAGCTGAACATCCACTTCACCGACTACCAGCGCGGCTTCATCGGGCAGATCAGCCCGCTGGGCGACCTGGTGCCGGTGATGGCGGGGGTCACGCTGACGTTCAAGCAGCGCGGCGAGGACCGCGTGGGAATGGTGTACATCGGCGACGGGGCCACCAGCACCGGCGCCTTCCACGAGGGGATCAACCTCGCCGCGGTGCAGAAGTGCCCGCTCGTCGTCATCGTCGAGAACAACGGCTGGGCCTACTCCACGCCCACGCGGATGCAGACGGCCGCGAAGAGCTTCACCGACAAGGCGGCGGGGTACGGCGTCGCGGCCGACCGCGTGGACGGCAACGACATGCTGGCCGTGTACGGCGCCGCGAAGGCCGCGGTCGACCGGGCGCGGCAGGGCGGCGGCGTCACCCTCATCCAGGTGGACACCTACCGCCGCAAGGGCCACGCGCAGCACGACGCGCACGGCTACATGGACCCGGCCGAGATCGATCGCTGGGCCACCTCGAACGACCCGATCGACCGCTACGTCGCGACGTTGACCGAGAACGGCTGGGCGCAGGCGAAGGAGCTGGCGACCATCGACGCCCGCATCGACCGCGAGCTGGACGAGATGATCGCCGGGGTGGAGCCCTCGCCGCTGCCCGACGCGGAGGAGGCGCGCACCGACGTGGTCTCCGGCGGCCCCGTGGCCGCGCCCTGGTACCGCCTATCCCCACCCGACCCCACGAAGGCCTGA
- a CDS encoding alpha-ketoacid dehydrogenase subunit beta, with protein sequence MATATRSKPEHVSLTTQRKPVTLLEAIREGLWEEMERDPSVFLMGEDIGAYGGAFKVTEGMLDAFGSLRVVDTPISEIGFTGAAAGAAHMGMRPVVEMQFIDFIACAYDMITNYVATSRYRGSGAVPMVIRGPSGGYVRGGPFHSQNPEAAFFHTPGLKIVYPATAYDAKGLIKAAIRDDDPVLFFEHKWLYRRPQLREVLPEEDYVVPIGKARTHREGTDLTIVTYAALVHKSAEAAEVLEKEDGLSVEIIDLRTLLPLDDEAIVASVKKTNRLLIVHEDTRTGGIAGEIAMRVSEKAFEWLDAPIQRVTAIDAPIPYSPPLEDYFLPQTDDIVKAARWLANY encoded by the coding sequence ATGGCGACCGCGACCCGAAGCAAGCCCGAGCACGTGAGCCTCACCACGCAGCGCAAGCCCGTCACCCTGCTGGAGGCCATCCGCGAGGGGCTGTGGGAGGAGATGGAGCGCGACCCCAGCGTGTTCCTGATGGGCGAGGACATCGGCGCGTACGGCGGCGCCTTCAAGGTCACCGAGGGGATGCTGGACGCCTTCGGCAGCTTGCGCGTGGTGGACACGCCGATCAGCGAGATCGGCTTCACCGGCGCGGCGGCGGGGGCGGCGCACATGGGGATGCGTCCGGTGGTGGAGATGCAGTTCATCGACTTCATCGCCTGCGCCTACGACATGATCACCAACTACGTGGCTACCAGCCGTTACCGCGGCAGCGGCGCGGTGCCGATGGTGATCCGCGGCCCCAGCGGCGGCTACGTGCGCGGCGGGCCCTTCCACTCGCAGAACCCCGAGGCGGCGTTCTTCCACACGCCCGGCCTCAAGATCGTCTATCCGGCCACCGCGTACGACGCCAAGGGGCTGATCAAGGCGGCCATCCGCGACGACGACCCGGTGCTCTTCTTCGAGCACAAGTGGCTGTACCGCCGCCCGCAGCTGCGCGAGGTGCTGCCGGAGGAGGACTACGTGGTTCCCATCGGCAAGGCCCGGACGCACCGCGAGGGTACGGACCTGACGATCGTGACCTACGCGGCGCTGGTGCACAAGAGCGCCGAGGCGGCCGAGGTGCTGGAGAAGGAGGACGGGCTCTCGGTGGAGATCATCGACCTGCGCACCCTCCTGCCGCTGGACGACGAGGCCATCGTGGCGTCGGTGAAGAAGACGAACCGGCTGCTGATCGTGCACGAGGACACGCGCACCGGCGGGATCGCGGGCGAGATCGCCATGCGCGTGAGCGAGAAGGCGTTCGAGTGGCTGGACGCGCCGATCCAGCGGGTGACCGCGATCGACGCGCCGATCCCCTACTCGCCGCCGCTGGAGGACTACTTCCTGCCGCAGACCGACGACATCGTGAAGGCGGCGCGCTGGCTGGCGAACTACTAG
- a CDS encoding dihydrolipoamide acetyltransferase family protein, whose translation MPQMGESIAEGTVSVWRKKVGDRVERDEPIMEISTDKVDAEIPSPVAGVLAEIVVSEGQTVEVGTVVAFIETEAGAMATVSAAAPSDPAAGVPGEQPTTLPEAAAGQPEAREVANAGGAPAQAVTASKQAQAGGASSNGGPQTAEERLRTRSTPLVRKIAAEHGVEVAAVQGTGRAGRVTKEDILKYVEEQKAAPAAAPTTAGASAGTGAPPAQRPAAPAKAPSGDEGPFDWDEFYSHVHHPEVKAGPNDRVESADRITQIIAQNMVLSRRISPHVHSYFEVDYTRIDGVRKKNKRMWDEQGVKVTYTHFIAWAVARALREHPKLNASFGNNEIIYRADVNLGIAVAIDNGLIVPVVKGADELSLVGLAKRVNDVGTRARNRQLKPDDIQGGTFTITNPGIFGTTIGFPIISQPQVAILGVGGVEMRPAVISDEYGNHAIVPRKRGYISLGYDHRLVNGADGDQFLARVKQLMETFPETA comes from the coding sequence ATGCCCCAGATGGGCGAGTCGATCGCCGAGGGGACCGTCTCCGTCTGGCGCAAGAAGGTGGGCGACCGCGTGGAGCGCGACGAGCCGATCATGGAGATCTCCACCGACAAGGTGGACGCCGAGATCCCGTCGCCCGTAGCCGGCGTGCTGGCCGAGATCGTGGTGAGCGAGGGGCAGACCGTGGAGGTCGGCACCGTGGTCGCCTTCATCGAGACCGAGGCCGGCGCGATGGCCACGGTTTCCGCCGCGGCGCCGTCGGATCCCGCCGCCGGCGTTCCCGGCGAGCAGCCCACCACGCTTCCCGAGGCCGCCGCCGGGCAGCCGGAGGCGCGCGAGGTGGCGAACGCCGGTGGTGCGCCGGCGCAGGCCGTGACCGCATCCAAGCAGGCGCAGGCGGGCGGCGCGTCGAGCAACGGCGGGCCGCAGACGGCCGAGGAGCGCCTGCGCACGCGCTCCACGCCGCTGGTCCGCAAGATCGCCGCGGAGCACGGGGTCGAAGTCGCGGCGGTGCAGGGGACCGGGCGCGCCGGGCGGGTGACCAAGGAAGACATCCTCAAGTACGTGGAGGAGCAGAAGGCCGCGCCCGCCGCCGCTCCGACCACCGCCGGGGCCTCCGCGGGGACGGGGGCTCCGCCCGCGCAGCGCCCCGCCGCGCCCGCCAAGGCGCCGTCGGGCGACGAGGGGCCGTTCGACTGGGACGAGTTCTACTCGCACGTCCATCACCCCGAGGTGAAGGCGGGGCCGAACGACCGCGTCGAATCGGCCGACCGCATCACCCAGATCATCGCGCAGAACATGGTGCTGTCGCGGCGCATCTCGCCGCACGTGCACTCGTATTTCGAGGTCGACTACACGCGCATCGACGGGGTGCGGAAGAAGAACAAGCGGATGTGGGACGAGCAGGGGGTGAAGGTCACCTACACGCACTTCATCGCGTGGGCGGTGGCGCGGGCGCTGCGCGAGCACCCCAAGCTGAACGCCAGCTTCGGCAACAACGAGATCATCTACCGCGCCGACGTGAACCTGGGCATCGCGGTGGCCATCGACAACGGGCTGATCGTGCCGGTGGTGAAGGGCGCCGACGAGCTTTCGCTGGTGGGGCTGGCCAAGCGGGTGAACGACGTGGGGACCCGTGCGCGCAACCGGCAGCTGAAGCCCGACGACATCCAGGGCGGAACCTTCACCATCACCAACCCGGGGATCTTCGGGACGACGATCGGCTTCCCCATCATCTCCCAGCCGCAGGTGGCCATCCTGGGCGTGGGCGGGGTGGAGATGCGGCCGGCGGTGATCAGCGACGAGTACGGCAACCACGCCATCGTCCCCCGCAAGCGCGGGTACATCTCGCTGGGCTACGACCACCGCCTGGTGAACGGCGCCGACGGCGACCAGTTCCTGGCCCGGGTGAAGCAGCTGATGGAGACCTTCCCCGAGACGGCGTGA
- a CDS encoding Bax inhibitor-1 family protein: MYEQQQAYGYAGPRPVIEIDSARRAQFVTRTYQHLFFAILGFVLVEMAIFKSGIAYPMAQAMLGTSWLLVLGGFMVAGWLFSGIAARAQGKGAQYGALAGYVLAEAVIFVPILVIAEIQAPGAIASAGLLTLVGFGGLTGIAMSTGKDFTFMGAMLRWIGVAALMLITGSVLFGFQLGMLFSFAMVVFAGATILFTTSRILRTYPEDRYVSAALELFASVALMFWYILRIFSRR; encoded by the coding sequence ATGTACGAGCAGCAGCAGGCCTACGGCTACGCCGGCCCGCGGCCGGTCATCGAGATCGACAGCGCACGGCGGGCGCAGTTCGTCACGCGCACCTACCAGCACCTGTTCTTCGCGATCCTGGGCTTCGTGCTGGTGGAGATGGCGATCTTCAAGAGCGGGATCGCGTACCCCATGGCGCAGGCGATGCTCGGCACCAGCTGGCTGCTGGTGCTGGGCGGCTTCATGGTCGCGGGTTGGCTGTTCAGCGGGATCGCCGCGCGGGCGCAGGGGAAGGGCGCGCAGTACGGCGCGCTGGCGGGGTACGTGCTGGCCGAGGCCGTGATCTTCGTCCCCATCCTGGTGATCGCCGAGATCCAGGCGCCGGGCGCCATCGCCAGCGCGGGGCTGCTGACGCTGGTGGGCTTCGGCGGGCTGACCGGGATCGCGATGAGCACGGGGAAGGACTTCACCTTCATGGGCGCCATGCTGCGGTGGATCGGCGTGGCGGCGCTGATGCTGATCACCGGCAGCGTGCTCTTCGGCTTCCAGCTGGGAATGCTGTTCTCGTTCGCGATGGTGGTGTTCGCGGGCGCCACGATCCTCTTCACCACCAGCCGCATCCTGCGCACCTACCCGGAAGACCGCTACGTCTCCGCGGCGCTGGAGCTGTTCGCGTCGGTGGCGCTGATGTTCTGGTACATCCTGCGCATCTTCTCGCGCCGGTAG
- the lipB gene encoding lipoyl(octanoyl) transferase LipB, whose product MSTVITEPAAPPRALDVRRLGLISYADALALQADLVAQRRAGEIPDTLLLLEHPHVITLGSGAHDENVLVSPEERAARGIELFETGRGGDVTYHGPGQLVGYPILDLKPDRQDLHRYLRDLEEMLIGVLGEFGLVGGRKEGLTGAWVGDRKVAAIGVRVSSGWITSHGFALNVSTDLSFFGAIVPCGIRDHGVGSISEEIGRPVTLAEAEAAVVRQMGRIFGHVPIG is encoded by the coding sequence ATGAGCACAGTCATCACTGAACCCGCTGCCCCGCCGCGCGCGCTGGACGTGCGCCGGCTGGGGCTGATCTCGTACGCCGACGCCCTGGCGCTGCAGGCCGACCTCGTCGCCCAGCGCCGCGCGGGCGAGATCCCCGACACGCTGCTGCTGCTGGAGCACCCGCACGTCATCACCCTGGGGAGCGGCGCGCACGACGAGAACGTGCTGGTGTCGCCCGAGGAGCGGGCGGCGCGCGGGATCGAGCTGTTCGAGACCGGCCGCGGCGGCGACGTGACCTACCACGGCCCCGGCCAGCTCGTCGGCTACCCGATCCTGGACCTGAAGCCCGACCGCCAGGACCTGCACCGCTACCTCCGCGACCTGGAGGAGATGCTGATCGGCGTGCTGGGCGAGTTCGGGCTCGTGGGCGGGCGGAAGGAGGGGCTGACGGGCGCGTGGGTGGGCGACCGGAAGGTGGCCGCGATCGGCGTGCGCGTGTCGAGCGGGTGGATCACCAGCCACGGCTTTGCGCTGAACGTGAGCACCGACCTGAGCTTCTTCGGCGCGATCGTGCCCTGCGGCATCCGCGACCACGGCGTCGGCTCCATCTCCGAGGAGATTGGCCGCCCCGTCACCCTCGCCGAGGCCGAGGCCGCCGTCGTTCGCCAGATGGGGCGCATCTTCGGCCACGTGCCGATCGGCTGA